A part of Paenarthrobacter sp. A20 genomic DNA contains:
- a CDS encoding glycosyltransferase family 2 protein, translating to MTRLASIAPTRPLCIAVPMLNEEKLVRQTLDSLAAQELSDFTVVVVDNGSSDGSCAIVEEFAQEHPGMDVRLRHEAQKGTGAAADTGMRFGVEHGAHWLARTDSDCLAAPDWTARIMAAFADGLELIAGQLNPRLDEGITAGERRLMLVAVEVASFFGRIRPGNKGEGYLGPYQMLPGCNMAITADMYHRSGGFPRSRIEDLHEDRALSNQVRKLTRSYGLRRDVVVYGSSRRVKAWGLKNTLAWYADHRYRPEHVDIR from the coding sequence GTGACACGATTGGCAAGCATCGCTCCCACCCGGCCATTGTGTATCGCCGTCCCGATGCTGAATGAGGAGAAGCTGGTCCGGCAGACCCTGGATTCCTTGGCAGCGCAGGAGCTAAGTGATTTCACGGTAGTGGTGGTGGACAACGGTTCCAGTGACGGCAGCTGCGCGATCGTGGAGGAGTTTGCCCAGGAACATCCCGGGATGGACGTCCGGCTGCGGCACGAAGCGCAGAAGGGCACTGGCGCCGCGGCGGATACGGGCATGCGCTTTGGAGTGGAGCACGGCGCGCACTGGCTGGCGCGCACCGACTCCGATTGCCTGGCTGCACCGGACTGGACTGCCAGAATCATGGCGGCGTTTGCCGACGGGCTGGAATTGATCGCGGGGCAGCTCAATCCCCGGCTGGATGAGGGGATCACGGCCGGAGAGCGGCGGCTGATGTTGGTTGCCGTGGAAGTTGCCTCATTCTTCGGCCGCATTCGTCCCGGCAACAAAGGCGAGGGCTATCTGGGCCCTTACCAGATGCTCCCGGGATGCAACATGGCCATCACCGCGGACATGTACCACCGCTCCGGTGGGTTCCCCCGTTCAAGGATTGAAGACCTCCATGAGGACCGTGCACTGTCCAACCAGGTCCGAAAACTAACGCGGAGCTACGGCCTGCGGCGCGATGTTGTGGTGTACGGGTCCTCCCGCCGCGTCAAGGCCTGGGGTTTGAAGAACACCTTGGCATGGTACGCGGACCATCGCTACCGCCCCGAGCACGTGGACATCCGGTGA
- a CDS encoding cytochrome P450: MTKATTTAERWERRIHLGAHPVLYPIIRGLGGVRPVLRLPGLGVLVSEAGLVREVLMDQRRFVKNGPSGSGALWTPVVGPKALVNMDGEEHRELRQRLGDLFTPRSVTGIVEPAASALDARITQELDAGRAVDLVDCVKGLAGGVISRLLGVPEHAPGRLPDKELFNLASSISSLVRLGRPTLTLRQIEKGRSAVGILSGPARTAYRESDPGTFPGRLRELGMSEDEAMGIISAFVMVGTETLVSFVPRLVALLADSGHIGELANDRSTVPAAINEALRFTVPSPMMLRDAVEAGTIGGMAVRAGDRVLLSTVHAAKSIGGFDPGQAMPSQARQLWFGAGPHFCIGMPLAMAEINATLELLLNRYLQQPWAISARRVSRGVLIPAYRKLELANV, encoded by the coding sequence GTGACCAAGGCCACGACCACTGCTGAGCGATGGGAGCGTCGTATCCACCTGGGCGCCCACCCGGTGCTTTACCCCATCATTCGGGGCTTGGGCGGTGTGCGCCCGGTGCTTCGTTTGCCCGGGCTCGGGGTGCTGGTCAGCGAAGCCGGCCTGGTACGCGAGGTGCTCATGGACCAGCGGAGATTTGTTAAGAACGGCCCTTCGGGTTCGGGTGCCCTCTGGACACCAGTAGTGGGGCCCAAAGCGTTGGTCAACATGGACGGCGAAGAGCATAGGGAGTTGCGGCAGCGGCTTGGCGACCTGTTCACTCCGCGATCAGTAACAGGGATCGTGGAACCGGCCGCGTCCGCCCTCGACGCACGAATCACCCAGGAACTGGATGCCGGGCGTGCAGTGGACTTGGTGGACTGCGTCAAGGGACTGGCCGGAGGAGTGATCTCCCGGCTGCTGGGGGTTCCTGAGCATGCACCGGGAAGGCTTCCCGACAAAGAACTTTTCAATCTTGCGTCCTCCATCTCTTCCCTGGTGCGTCTGGGACGTCCCACACTGACTCTGCGCCAGATCGAGAAGGGGCGCTCCGCCGTCGGGATCCTGTCCGGGCCGGCAAGGACGGCCTACCGCGAAAGTGACCCCGGAACGTTTCCCGGCAGGCTCCGGGAACTGGGAATGTCCGAAGACGAAGCGATGGGGATCATCAGCGCGTTCGTGATGGTGGGCACTGAAACGTTGGTCTCGTTCGTTCCGCGCTTGGTTGCGTTGCTTGCGGACAGCGGGCACATTGGGGAGCTGGCAAACGACCGCTCAACCGTTCCTGCCGCCATCAACGAGGCCCTCCGGTTCACTGTGCCATCGCCCATGATGCTGAGGGATGCCGTGGAAGCGGGCACCATCGGCGGGATGGCCGTCCGGGCTGGAGACCGTGTGCTGTTGTCCACCGTCCATGCAGCCAAAAGTATCGGTGGGTTCGACCCCGGCCAGGCCATGCCGTCGCAGGCACGCCAGCTGTGGTTCGGGGCAGGCCCGCACTTCTGTATCGGCATGCCGCTGGCGATGGCCGAGATCAACGCGACGCTTGAGCTACTGCTGAACAGGTATCTCCAGCAACCCTGGGCCATATCGGCGCGTCGTGTCAGCAGGGGCGTGCTAATTCCGGCCTACAGGAAATTGGAGCTTGCCAATGTTTGA